A genomic region of Actinomycetota bacterium contains the following coding sequences:
- a CDS encoding recombinase family protein, protein MGHLLGYARVSTTDQQPQLQVDALEHAGCYRVFTETASGARTDRPVLEQLLDQLRPGDTLVVWKLDRLGRSLRHLVDTITGLADRGIGFRSLQEAIDTTTPGGKLVFHVFAALAEFERDLIRERTAAGLAAARARGRHGGRPSVMTSHKLQVAEEMYGSGQYTVSAIAKTLGVSRASIYRHVGGSNGSLSRKEAPQSRHGR, encoded by the coding sequence ATGGGACACCTGCTCGGCTATGCCCGCGTCTCCACCACCGACCAGCAACCTCAACTCCAGGTTGATGCTCTAGAACACGCCGGCTGCTACCGGGTGTTCACTGAGACCGCCAGCGGCGCTCGTACCGACCGCCCCGTCCTCGAGCAGCTCCTGGACCAGCTGCGCCCCGGCGACACCCTGGTCGTCTGGAAGCTGGACCGCCTCGGCCGCTCTCTCCGGCACCTGGTCGACACAATCACCGGTCTCGCCGACCGCGGCATCGGGTTCCGCAGCCTCCAGGAGGCGATCGACACCACCACCCCCGGCGGCAAGCTCGTCTTCCATGTCTTCGCCGCCCTGGCCGAGTTCGAACGCGACCTAATCCGCGAACGCACGGCCGCAGGACTGGCCGCGGCTCGGGCCCGCGGCCGCCACGGCGGCCGACCCTCGGTCATGACCAGCCACAAGCTGCAGGTGGCCGAGGAGATGTACGGATCCGGGCAGTACACGGTCAGTGCGATCGCCAAGACCCTTGGCGTCAGCCGGGCCTCGATCTACCGTCACGTGGGGGGCTCAAACGGTTCTCTATCTAGGAAAGAAGCTCCTCAAAGTCGACATGGTCGATGA